From Vibrio artabrorum, a single genomic window includes:
- a CDS encoding phosphoadenylyl-sulfate reductase has protein sequence MPNSVASKLKLAELLTLTKTEQILRLGQINAELEQLTASERVKWALDHLEGVHVVSSSFGIQAALMLHLVTQAKPDIPVILTDTGYLFPETYRFIDELSQKLTLNLQVFRAQQSPNWQEAQYGKLWEQGLEGIEKYNKLNKVEPMRRALDELEAGTWFSGLRREQSQSRANLPILSIQNGVFKFLPVIDWTNKDVHYYLEEHGLSYHPLREQGYLSVGDTHTTKKWEPGMTEEETRFNGLKRECGLHEDDGEQYGSGI, from the coding sequence ATGCCTAATTCTGTCGCTTCAAAATTAAAGTTAGCAGAGCTACTCACATTAACGAAGACGGAGCAGATACTTCGTCTTGGGCAAATTAACGCTGAGTTAGAACAGCTAACGGCATCAGAAAGGGTCAAGTGGGCTCTAGATCATTTAGAAGGCGTCCATGTAGTGTCTTCCAGTTTTGGGATCCAAGCGGCGTTGATGCTGCATTTAGTGACTCAAGCTAAACCGGACATTCCTGTTATCCTGACGGATACGGGCTATCTATTTCCAGAGACCTATCGTTTTATCGACGAATTAAGTCAGAAGCTGACTCTAAACCTTCAAGTCTTTCGCGCACAACAGAGTCCTAATTGGCAAGAAGCGCAATATGGGAAATTGTGGGAGCAAGGTCTAGAAGGGATAGAGAAGTACAACAAGCTTAATAAAGTTGAACCAATGCGAAGAGCGCTGGATGAGCTCGAAGCTGGTACATGGTTTTCTGGGTTAAGAAGAGAGCAATCTCAATCGCGTGCAAACCTGCCGATCTTATCGATTCAAAATGGTGTGTTTAAATTTTTGCCAGTCATCGATTGGACGAATAAAGACGTACACTATTACTTAGAAGAGCACGGTCTAAGTTACCACCCTCTTCGTGAGCAGGGTTACCTTTCGGTGGGAGATACACACACCACTAAGAAATGGGAGCCGGGTATGACGGAAGAGGAAACACGTTTTAATGGCTTAAAACGTGAATGTGGTCTTCATGAAGACGATGGAGAGCAATATGGGTCTGGAATTTAG
- the pspG gene encoding envelope stress response protein PspG produces MFELIFVVIFVATLLVTGITFVTILAATGVAFAVLLVLGMMGVVFKLLPWLIVIAIGVWFFKNVVYRSHPRRY; encoded by the coding sequence ATGTTTGAATTAATCTTTGTGGTTATTTTCGTCGCAACTTTACTTGTCACGGGGATCACATTCGTGACGATATTGGCTGCAACCGGAGTGGCGTTCGCGGTTCTGCTGGTCTTAGGGATGATGGGGGTTGTGTTTAAGTTGCTGCCTTGGTTGATTGTGATTGCAATCGGTGTGTGGTTTTTCAAAAACGTTGTATATCGGTCTCATCCAAGACGTTATTAA
- a CDS encoding tyrosine-type recombinase/integrase yields the protein MDIVVKNNGPIIHRESKTFRNKEELIFSYNSRSVSAGFQRVRNELGIEDLRYHDLRREGASRLFEKGYSIEEVAQVTGHRNLNILWQVYTQLFPHKLHNKT from the coding sequence GTGGACATTGTAGTCAAAAATAATGGGCCGATTATACACAGGGAATCAAAAACATTCAGGAACAAAGAGGAACTTATTTTTTCATACAACTCACGCAGTGTTAGTGCGGGATTCCAAAGAGTGAGAAACGAATTAGGTATTGAGGACTTGAGGTACCACGATTTACGGAGAGAAGGGGCAAGTCGTTTATTTGAAAAAGGCTACTCCATTGAAGAAGTAGCCCAGGTAACAGGTCATAGAAATTTAAATATTTTATGGCAAGTTTACACTCAGCTGTTTCCGCATAAATTGCATAACAAAACTTGA
- a CDS encoding assimilatory sulfite reductase (NADPH) flavoprotein subunit, giving the protein MSLYKKESSQNNNAPAGASELPGLAAPLNDQQLGHLQQTVSELSSQQLAWVSGYLWGVSQAQPVGAAAPIAQAAAAVAAKPAGKLSIIFASQTGNAKGVAESLEAEAKALGIAVELFDASDYKGKNLAKETHVIFVASTNGEGEAPDNAIELHEFLQSKKAPKLSNLQYGVIGLGDSSYEFFCQTAKDFDNFLAKLGAKSFIDRLDCDVDYEASATEWRAKALEQVKETLSTGAEADIVQLPVGQAAAGHSQYTKQNPYTATLLTSQKITGRDSGKDVRHIEIDLAGSGITYQPGDALGVWFENSSELANQILSKVGLSGIESVDVDGQNLSLHSALISHFEITSSNPQLVAKFAELSGSKKLTKLLEDKDKLREYASNTQIVDVLAEKKTKLSADELISLLRKLTPRLYSIASSQAEVDEEVHLTVGLVEYQKGEESRLGGASSFLAQRLEEGGEVKVFVENNNNFKLPQDDNTPIIMIGPGTGIAPFRSFVQERENNDAQGKSWLFFGDRTFTQDFLYQVEWQKFLKSGALTKLDVAFSRDQKEKVYVQDRLIEQADQVWQWLQEGAYLYVCGDATRMAKDVHEALVTIAEKHGNQSREQAEQYINDLRKAKRYQRDVY; this is encoded by the coding sequence ATGTCTTTATATAAGAAAGAGTCTTCACAAAATAATAATGCACCGGCTGGGGCAAGTGAGTTACCTGGGCTGGCAGCACCACTCAATGACCAACAATTGGGTCATCTTCAACAAACGGTTTCTGAGTTATCTTCACAACAACTGGCTTGGGTCAGTGGTTACCTTTGGGGGGTAAGCCAAGCTCAGCCTGTCGGTGCAGCAGCACCAATCGCTCAAGCGGCCGCGGCTGTCGCGGCGAAACCTGCGGGCAAGCTCAGTATTATCTTTGCTTCTCAAACGGGTAACGCTAAAGGTGTTGCTGAATCGCTTGAGGCGGAAGCGAAAGCTTTAGGCATTGCTGTCGAGCTTTTTGATGCCAGTGATTATAAAGGTAAGAACCTAGCCAAAGAGACTCACGTGATTTTTGTGGCTTCCACCAATGGTGAGGGCGAAGCTCCTGATAATGCCATTGAGTTACATGAATTCCTGCAATCGAAGAAAGCGCCAAAATTATCAAATCTGCAATACGGAGTGATCGGTTTAGGTGACTCTAGTTACGAGTTTTTCTGCCAAACGGCGAAAGACTTCGATAACTTCCTCGCTAAGCTCGGTGCAAAATCGTTTATTGATCGTCTTGATTGTGATGTTGATTACGAAGCATCAGCAACGGAATGGCGCGCGAAAGCATTAGAGCAAGTCAAAGAAACGCTATCGACAGGTGCCGAAGCAGATATCGTTCAGTTACCTGTAGGTCAAGCGGCTGCCGGTCATTCGCAATACACCAAACAAAATCCATATACAGCGACACTATTGACGAGTCAAAAGATCACGGGGCGTGACTCGGGTAAAGATGTACGTCATATCGAGATCGATCTTGCCGGATCAGGGATAACCTACCAACCCGGTGATGCATTAGGCGTGTGGTTTGAAAACAGTTCAGAACTCGCCAATCAGATCCTGTCTAAGGTTGGGTTGTCTGGCATTGAAAGTGTTGATGTCGATGGCCAAAACTTATCTCTTCATAGTGCCCTAATCAGTCATTTTGAGATCACGTCATCAAACCCTCAACTAGTGGCTAAGTTTGCTGAGCTTTCAGGCAGCAAAAAGTTAACTAAGCTGTTGGAAGATAAAGACAAGCTTCGTGAATATGCAAGCAACACTCAAATTGTCGATGTGCTGGCTGAAAAGAAAACCAAGCTATCGGCTGATGAGTTAATTAGCCTGTTACGTAAGCTGACTCCGCGCCTCTACTCAATTGCATCAAGCCAAGCCGAAGTGGATGAAGAAGTTCATTTAACGGTTGGTCTGGTTGAATACCAAAAAGGCGAAGAGTCTCGTTTGGGCGGCGCTTCAAGTTTCTTAGCACAACGCCTTGAAGAAGGTGGTGAAGTGAAGGTGTTTGTTGAGAACAACAATAACTTCAAACTGCCGCAAGATGATAATACTCCCATCATTATGATTGGTCCGGGTACTGGTATCGCACCTTTCCGCAGTTTTGTGCAAGAGCGTGAAAACAATGATGCTCAAGGCAAAAGCTGGTTGTTCTTTGGTGACCGTACCTTTACTCAAGATTTCTTATACCAAGTTGAGTGGCAGAAGTTTCTTAAATCAGGTGCGTTAACTAAGCTCGATGTGGCCTTTAGCCGAGATCAAAAAGAAAAGGTCTATGTTCAAGATCGCTTAATTGAACAAGCTGATCAGGTTTGGCAATGGCTTCAAGAGGGCGCGTACCTTTATGTGTGCGGTGATGCGACTCGAATGGCAAAAGATGTTCATGAAGCACTCGTCACTATTGCAGAAAAACATGGCAATCAGAGCCGCGAGCAAGCTGAGCAATATATTAATGATTTACGTAAAGCGAAACGTTACCAAAGGGATGTGTACTAA
- a CDS encoding TIGR04219 family outer membrane beta-barrel protein — protein MNKMPLIALVGMLSLSSAVSAEDGFSYTAKAGADMWLGSTKLNEVKQSEDANSPSVYFAFEHNLPMLPNASFRYTSVDTKALAFDKYDYTLYYTLLDHKLMDFDAGVTFTQYANSNYIEPKPTGAKTATFDEMTWSFYGNAEINVPDTQFDIIGMMEFGNSGGIKSTDLMAGVQYRLPIAETELAFRGGYRVIDLDSEEFFSSDLGKQFVMVNGWFMGAEVRF, from the coding sequence ATGAATAAAATGCCATTAATTGCTTTAGTGGGAATGCTATCTTTAAGTTCGGCTGTGTCTGCTGAAGACGGTTTTTCTTACACGGCGAAAGCTGGTGCCGATATGTGGTTGGGAAGTACAAAGCTAAACGAAGTGAAACAAAGTGAGGATGCGAACTCACCTTCGGTGTATTTCGCATTTGAGCATAATCTTCCAATGTTACCGAATGCGAGTTTTCGTTATACCTCTGTGGATACTAAAGCGTTGGCTTTCGATAAATACGACTACACGCTCTACTACACCTTGTTAGATCATAAGTTGATGGACTTTGACGCCGGTGTGACGTTTACCCAATACGCGAACTCGAATTACATTGAACCTAAGCCTACTGGTGCGAAAACGGCAACGTTTGATGAGATGACTTGGAGCTTCTACGGTAACGCAGAGATCAATGTTCCTGATACGCAATTCGATATCATTGGTATGATGGAGTTTGGTAATAGCGGCGGGATCAAGAGTACGGATTTGATGGCTGGGGTTCAGTACCGTCTTCCAATCGCAGAGACTGAATTGGCATTTCGTGGTGGCTACCGTGTGATTGACCTTGATTCGGAAGAGTTTTTCTCTTCAGATTTAGGCAAGCAGTTTGTGATGGTTAATGGCTGGTTTATGGGTGCTGAAGTACGCTTTTAA
- the dusA gene encoding tRNA dihydrouridine(20/20a) synthase DusA: MKPDNTSKYAANRLSVAPMLDWTDRHCRYFHRLLSQQTLLYTEMVTTGAILHGKGDFLEYSEQEHPLALQLGGSNPVDLAACAKLAGERGYDEVNLNVGCPSDRVQNGRFGACLMAEPELVADCVSAMKEATDIPITVKTRIGIDDQDSYEFLTQFISTVSEKGGCEQFTIHARKAWLSGLSPKENREIPPLDYDRAYQIKKDFSDLVIAVNGGITTLEQTKEHLQHLDGVMIGREAYHSPFILAEVDQQIFGLDTPIKKRSQVVEEMYPYIERELSNGASLGHISRHMLGLFQSMPGARQWRRYISENAHKKGAGIEVIQTALAKIPKELNV, translated from the coding sequence ATGAAACCTGACAATACTAGTAAATATGCGGCTAACCGCTTATCCGTTGCACCCATGTTGGATTGGACCGACCGCCACTGTCGTTACTTTCACCGTTTGCTTTCTCAGCAGACTCTTCTGTACACGGAAATGGTAACAACGGGCGCGATCTTACATGGTAAGGGTGACTTTCTAGAGTATAGCGAGCAAGAACATCCTCTTGCCCTTCAACTTGGCGGTTCAAACCCCGTTGATCTTGCTGCTTGTGCCAAACTGGCCGGTGAGCGTGGTTATGATGAAGTCAACCTTAACGTAGGTTGCCCTTCCGACCGAGTTCAAAATGGTCGCTTTGGTGCTTGCTTAATGGCCGAGCCGGAGCTGGTGGCAGATTGTGTCTCGGCGATGAAAGAAGCCACGGATATTCCAATCACGGTGAAAACGCGCATTGGTATCGATGATCAAGACTCTTATGAGTTTCTCACTCAGTTTATTTCAACGGTTTCTGAAAAGGGCGGTTGTGAGCAATTTACTATCCATGCGCGTAAAGCGTGGTTGAGTGGTCTTAGCCCGAAAGAGAATCGAGAGATCCCACCGCTAGATTACGATCGCGCATACCAAATCAAGAAAGATTTCTCTGATCTTGTGATTGCCGTGAATGGTGGTATTACGACTCTTGAGCAAACGAAAGAGCACTTGCAACATCTTGATGGTGTGATGATTGGTCGTGAGGCTTACCATAGCCCATTCATCTTGGCAGAAGTCGATCAGCAGATCTTTGGTTTAGACACGCCAATTAAGAAGCGCTCACAGGTTGTCGAAGAGATGTATCCGTACATTGAACGTGAACTTTCAAATGGCGCTAGTTTAGGCCACATTTCTCGTCATATGCTTGGTTTGTTCCAAAGCATGCCGGGAGCACGACAATGGCGTCGCTATATCAGTGAAAATGCACATAAGAAAGGCGCAGGCATCGAAGTGATACAAACGGCATTGGCGAAGATCCCTAAAGAGCTAAATGTATAA
- the cysI gene encoding assimilatory sulfite reductase (NADPH) hemoprotein subunit, with amino-acid sequence MSKQVIEQEVLGQVLGPLADNERLKRESNYLRGTIEQDLQNRITGGFTADNFQLIRFHGMYQQDDRDIRNERAKQKLEPLHNVMLRARMPGGIITPKQWLAIDKFADEHTSYGSIRLTTRQTFQFHGVLKPNIKLMHQTLNNIGIDSIATAGDVNRNVLCTTNPVESELHQEAYEWAKKISEHLLPKTRAYAEIWLDGEKLATTDEEPILGSNYLPRKFKTTVVIPPQNDVDVHANDLNFVAIAEDGKLVGFNVLVGGGLAMTHGDTSTYARRADDFGFVPLEKTLDVAAAVVTTQRDWGNRSNRKNAKTKYTLDRVGIEVFKAEVEKRAGVEFSESRPYEFTGRGDRIGWAEGIDGKHHLALFIENGRLLDFPGKALKTGVAEIAKIHKGDFRMTANQNLIVAGVPTNQKSNIEKIAREYGLMDDSVSEQRKNSMACVAFPTCPLAMAEAERFLPGFVTDVEDILKKHGLPEDDNIILRVTGCPNGCGRAMLAEIGLIGKAPGRYNMHLGGNKAGTRIPKMYKENITSAQILEEIDSLVGRWSTERNDNEGFGDFTIRAGIIEEVIISKRDLHA; translated from the coding sequence ATGAGTAAGCAAGTAATAGAGCAAGAAGTGCTAGGTCAAGTACTTGGACCTTTGGCTGACAATGAGCGTCTTAAGCGTGAAAGTAATTATTTGCGCGGAACAATTGAACAAGATCTCCAAAATAGAATAACGGGTGGTTTTACTGCGGATAATTTTCAACTGATCCGTTTCCACGGTATGTATCAACAAGATGACCGTGATATTCGTAACGAGCGTGCAAAGCAAAAACTAGAACCTTTGCATAATGTGATGCTACGTGCGCGCATGCCCGGTGGCATTATTACGCCTAAGCAGTGGTTGGCGATTGATAAGTTCGCCGATGAGCATACCTCTTATGGTTCTATTCGTCTCACAACCCGTCAAACGTTTCAGTTCCACGGTGTGTTGAAGCCGAACATTAAGTTAATGCACCAAACGTTGAATAACATTGGTATTGATTCAATCGCGACGGCGGGGGATGTAAACCGAAATGTTTTGTGTACCACAAACCCGGTTGAGTCCGAGCTCCACCAAGAAGCGTATGAGTGGGCCAAAAAGATCAGTGAACACCTATTACCTAAAACTCGTGCTTACGCAGAGATCTGGTTAGATGGTGAAAAGCTAGCAACAACGGATGAAGAACCTATCTTAGGCAGTAATTACCTACCGCGTAAGTTCAAGACAACGGTCGTAATTCCTCCGCAAAATGACGTCGACGTTCATGCTAACGATCTTAACTTCGTTGCCATAGCTGAAGACGGAAAGCTGGTGGGCTTTAACGTGTTAGTGGGTGGTGGTCTTGCCATGACACACGGTGATACCTCAACTTATGCTCGTAGAGCGGATGATTTTGGTTTTGTGCCATTAGAGAAAACACTTGATGTGGCAGCAGCCGTTGTGACGACGCAGCGTGATTGGGGTAACCGTTCAAACCGTAAGAATGCCAAAACGAAATACACGCTAGATCGTGTCGGTATTGAGGTCTTTAAAGCGGAAGTCGAGAAACGTGCAGGCGTTGAGTTCTCGGAAAGTCGTCCTTATGAGTTTACTGGTCGTGGTGACCGCATTGGTTGGGCGGAAGGTATTGATGGTAAGCACCACTTAGCACTGTTCATTGAGAATGGTCGTTTACTTGATTTTCCAGGTAAAGCTCTGAAAACCGGTGTTGCTGAGATTGCTAAGATCCATAAAGGCGATTTCCGGATGACCGCTAATCAGAATCTGATTGTTGCTGGAGTCCCTACGAATCAGAAATCTAACATCGAGAAAATCGCTCGTGAGTATGGCTTAATGGACGATAGCGTTTCTGAGCAGCGTAAAAACTCGATGGCGTGTGTGGCATTTCCAACGTGTCCTTTAGCAATGGCAGAAGCCGAACGTTTTCTTCCAGGGTTCGTGACCGATGTTGAAGACATTCTGAAAAAGCATGGATTACCTGAAGATGACAACATTATTCTCCGTGTCACGGGGTGTCCGAACGGTTGTGGTCGTGCAATGCTGGCGGAGATCGGCTTAATCGGTAAAGCTCCGGGGCGATACAACATGCACTTAGGTGGCAATAAGGCCGGAACTCGTATTCCTAAGATGTATAAAGAGAACATCACATCGGCTCAGATCTTAGAAGAGATAGATTCGCTGGTGGGACGCTGGTCTACAGAGCGTAACGACAATGAAGGATTCGGCGATTTTACAATTCGAGCTGGGATCATCGAAGAGGTGATCATTTCAAAGAGGGATCTGCATGCCTAA